A region of Oreochromis niloticus isolate F11D_XX unplaced genomic scaffold, O_niloticus_UMD_NMBU tig00000606_pilon, whole genome shotgun sequence DNA encodes the following proteins:
- the LOC102060416 gene encoding nuclear GTPase SLIP-GC-like, with protein MDDFVRNKLIEWQLNELEERFEANKITEESLFCLTENDITELIRLVGPRARFRCRLEQLKNEQNKRQETPELSAQASLPRSSKGKRQSDLHGESSERQPPTKRQRDSAKETRILSEVKDIMKEVKDHINDKEQLGAFIKNKISDLETDKRELVGVFGRTGAGKSSLINAIINEMNLLPTGTISACTTVMIKVEANTSSSKYEAQIEFIKKEEWEDELWSLKTLKEADDDYWDLDEKLSALYGEERKDKSPETLMEPKYFKNIPEFLESTKKSLECETAQELFQRLRMYTKQEDGKSAQQWFWPLVKCVTVRVPNNDLLQHVTLVDLPGNGDRNKSRNEMWKQIVGDCSTVWIVAEITRAASETEAWEILKSGLIGNGGQCQQIHFICTKSDPADDRVTKNKKAKEKVMKEFHTLNKTLSEQFSGKDFEVFTVSAQEVLKRKRVKEDDNEIPKLQDILQNLNECHSETDIYVNGAYGILSLIEGARGRNEGVGKADGVCKVLEKNMTEQLDQVKKAVEKAIKDFEQCLTEGVKNSQTSEEKLKTFLDCDENTIVFKQLQAVVRKNGIHKPKYGEEINLNTMLASCLTDSIDKNFRKTFPNDVKGRYFDGVISRFSLDTKPLIPENLDVKLQLIFLQTEEERIKAKLNKIILKKKKIIYNSLTETIVKSMQKGYDDAKKISGKDALENMRNTLETHVSSNRNMYEDAKKTMLEKMDKLKTTICKELKETMEHSIKLSFKADVCPLPDVSKHLKTVQRYHDEV; from the exons ATGGATGATTTTGTAAGAAACAAACTGATTGAATGGCAGCTAAATGAGTTGGAGGAACGATTTGAAG CTAACAAAATTACAGAGGAAAGCCTTTTCTGTCTTACTGAAAATGACATCACTGAGCTAATCCGTTTAGTTGGTCCAAGGGCAAGATTCAGATGCAGACTTGAGCAGTTAAAG aatgaacaaaacaaaagacaagaaaCACCTGAACTTTCTGCTCAG GCTTCACTACCTAGGAGTTCAAAAG GAAAAAGACAATCAGATCTTCACGGGGAGTCCAGCGAAAGGCAACCACCAACTAAAAGACAGCGTGACTCAG CGAAAGAAACAAGAATATTATCTGAAGTGAAAGACATAATGAAAGAAGTCAAGGACCATATAAATGACAAAGAACAGCTTGGTGCTTTTATAAA GAATAAAATCAGTGATTTGGAAACTGACAAAAGAGAGCTGGTTGGTGTTTTTGGACGAACTGGGGCTGGAAAGAGCTCATTAATCAATGCCATCATTAATGAGATGAATCTTTTGCCTACTGGAACTATCAGTGCATGCACCACAGTCATGATAAAGGTGGAGGCTAACACTTCCAGCTCAAAGTATGAGGCACAAATTGAGTTCATTAAAAAAGAG GAGTGGGAGGATGAATTATGGTCACTGAAAACTCTAAAGGAAGCTGATGATGACTATTGGGACCTGGATGAAAAGCTGTCAGCCCTGTATGgagaagaaaggaaagacaAATCCCCTGAAACCCTCATGGAACCAAAGTATTTCAAAAATATTCCAGAATTTTTGGAGTCCACGAAGAAATCTTTGGAATGTGAAACA gCTCAAGAGCTATTTCAAAGACTTCGTATGTACACAAAGCAGGAAGATGGAAAAAGCGCACAGCAGTGGTTTTGGCCACTAGTGAAATGTGTGACTGTCAGGGTGCCAAACAATGACCTCCTCCAGCATGTTACACTTGTGGACCTTCCTGGAAATGGTGATCGTAACAAGAGCAGGAACGAAATGTGGAAACAG ATTGTTGGAGATTGCTCCACTGTGTGGATTGTGGCTGAAATTACTCGAGCAGCATCAGAAACTGAAGCCTGGGAGATCCTGAAAAGTGGCCTGATTGGAAATGGTGGTCAGTGTCAGCAAATCCACTTTATCTGCACCAAGTCTGATCCTGCAGATGATCG AgttacaaaaaacaagaaagccAAGGAAAAAGTGATGAAGGAATTCCACACACTGAACAAGACTCTGAGT GAGCAGTTCAGCGGTAAAGATTTCGAAGTGTTCACAGTGAGTGCTCAAGAGGTCCTAAAAAGAAAACGTGTAAAAGAAGACGACAATG AAATACCCAAACTTCAAGACATCTTGCAAAATCTCAACGAGTGCCACTCTGAGACAGATATCTATGTGAATGGAGCTTATGGGATTCTGTCTTTGATTGAAGGTGCCAGGGGCAGAAATGAG GGTGTTGGAAAAGCAGATGGTGTATGTAAAGTCCTTGAGAAAAACATGACAGAACAACTGGATCAAGTGAAAAAAGCAGTTGAAAAAGCGATCAAGGATTTTGAACAATGTCTTACAGAAGGGGTTAAAAATTCCCAAACCTCTGAAGAAAAGCTGAAAACCTTTTTGGACTGTGAT GAAAACACTATTGTTTTCAAACAATTACAGGCTGTGGTTAGGAAAAACGGCATCCACAAACCAAAATACGGGGAAGAAATAAATCTCAACACAATGTTGGCTTCCTGCTTGACTGACAGCATTGATAAAAATTTCAGAAAGACCTTCCC aaatgatGTTAAAGGCAGATATTTCGATGGAGTCATCAGCAGATTTTCACTTGACACAAAACCGTTGATTCCAGAGAACCtagatgtcaaactgcagctGATATTTCTCCAGACAGAG GAGGAAAGAATTAAGGCAAAACTCAACAAAATAAtcctaaagaagaagaaaataatctACAACAGTCTAACAGAGACAATTGTGAAAAGCATGCAAAAGGGCTATGATG ATGCAAAGAAAATTTCAGGAAAAGATGCACTGGAAAACATGAGGAACACTCTTGAGACACATGTATCCTCAAATAGGAACATGTATGAGGACGCAAAAAAGACCATGTTGGAGAAGATGGATAAACTGAAG ACGACCATCTGCAAAGAACTGAAGGAAACCATGGAACACTCCATTAAACTCTCATTCAAGGCTGATGTTTGCCCTCTCCCAG aTGTTTCAAAGCATCTTAAAACTGTGCAGCGATATCATGATGAagtttaa